A stretch of the Staphylococcus sp. NRL 16/872 genome encodes the following:
- a CDS encoding AzlC family ABC transporter permease, producing MTSHVTFKQGVKECIPTLLGYVGIGLSFGIVAAQHFSILEILLLCLLVYAGAAQFIICALVIAGTPTSAIVLTTLIVNSRFFLLSMTLAPNYKDYGLWNRIGLSSILTDETFGVAITPHLKGETINDRWLHGLNLTAYIFWALASMAGHIFGKYISNPEMLGLDFAITAMFIFLAMAQFESITRSKLKIYLVLIACVIVMMLILSWFMPSYVAILFASIFAATLGVVMDR from the coding sequence ATGACGTCACATGTGACATTTAAACAAGGTGTCAAAGAATGTATTCCAACACTATTAGGATACGTTGGAATTGGATTGTCATTTGGAATCGTGGCAGCGCAACATTTTAGCATTTTAGAAATTCTCTTACTATGCTTACTCGTTTACGCAGGGGCAGCGCAATTCATCATTTGCGCACTTGTCATCGCAGGTACGCCTACATCCGCAATTGTCCTAACGACATTAATTGTAAACTCGCGTTTCTTTCTCTTATCAATGACACTCGCACCTAATTATAAAGATTACGGCTTGTGGAATCGTATAGGCCTCTCTTCTATTCTTACTGACGAAACGTTTGGTGTAGCCATCACGCCTCACTTGAAAGGGGAGACAATTAACGATCGCTGGTTACACGGTCTTAATCTTACAGCGTATATCTTCTGGGCACTTGCAAGCATGGCAGGACATATATTCGGTAAATATATTTCTAATCCAGAAATGCTGGGGTTAGACTTCGCTATCACAGCTATGTTCATCTTTCTAGCAATGGCTCAATTTGAATCTATCACACGTTCAAAACTAAAAATATATCTTGTATTAATTGCATGCGTGATCGTTATGATGCTCATCTTAAGTTGGTTCATGCCATCTTACGTCGCTATTCTTTTCGCATCAATCTTCGCAGCAACATTAGGGGTGGTGATGGACCGATGA
- a CDS encoding AzlD domain-containing protein, with product MTTSWHMLILIVLCGLVTIIIRIIPFLMISRIHLSETVIKWLSFIPITLFTALILDGIIVQEQGVQGYTLNIPYILVTIPTVIIALITRSLTVTILIGIALIAGIRFFF from the coding sequence ATGACAACATCTTGGCATATGTTAATCCTAATCGTTTTATGTGGACTCGTAACCATTATCATTCGAATCATACCATTCTTAATGATTTCAAGAATTCATCTCTCAGAAACCGTCATTAAATGGTTATCATTCATCCCAATCACATTATTCACAGCGCTTATCCTAGACGGTATCATTGTGCAAGAACAAGGCGTTCAAGGTTACACACTTAACATCCCGTACATCCTCGTAACCATCCCAACCGTTATTATCGCACTCATCACACGTAGCCTAACCGTAACTATACTCATAGGCATCGCACTTATTGCCGGTATACGTTTCTTCTTTTAA